ACACCGAAACCGACGAGGAGTTCGACGCGAGGTACGAGAAGTTCTTCAACCGACCCGACATCGATCACTGGGAAATCCGCAAGGCCATGAACGACCTTGCTGGTGAGTTGGAGGATTATCGTTTTGCTTTCCCAGCTgttcggggggggggggtgaacGTAACTGTCCGCTGCGCTCCGATTTTCGGGCCGCTGTGTTTTCGTTGTGACACTTTTCAGGGAAGACCAGATATTTAGGGTTTGATTTATTGTCGGGCTTTTGAAGGGGTTTGCGGAAGCTCGTGGCTATGGAGATTCTTCTGCGATATGCGGGCTTGATAACGCGGCTTTCGTCGGGCGATTATTTTTAACTAACGCGTGttttatgtaatttaaaaatggcGTAAAACGATAAACATAATATAGATATAGGCTGGGCGAAAGTGTAGGTGTTTCAGAAATCTTGAGTCAAAACATTGTGTTAAGGATGAGGATGAGTGTGCGATGGAAAATTGTCTCTACAACGATCATTCGTGTTTCAGGTATGGATCTTGTTCCTGAGCCAAAAATCATCTGCGCTGCTCTCCGTGCATGCAGGAGGTTAAACGACTACTCGCTCACTACCAGATTCTTGGAATCCGTGAAAGACAAGTGTGGCTCCGAAGTTGACAAGATCTATCCTTACATTCTCCAGGAGATCAGACCTACTCTGGATGAACTGGGTATCAGCACACCAGAAGAGCTCGGTTATGATAAACCAGAATTATGGTTGGAAGACCCAGAAAACATTCATTAAGTAAAGGTCAGTTTCGGAAACTAGTCTAAATTCATAGAAACGAGCCTTACATTGAATTTAGTTATATACAACAAAACTACTGCACTATTGATATGTACATTATTTAAATCTGTTATACAGTGGTATTGATAacaattgaataaaaaattcgtTTACTTTATAACGCTGTCATTATTTCTATTTACTGTTAGCGGAGGTTAGGATAAGagtattagaaaaatatgatatgtgcgtactatattttttaatcattttaattatttttctttttgtcagTTCCTTTCGTCGCTTTCATCAAGAAACAACTGGAACAAGCTtccatttttctttctttacaCCAAAAATAACCAAAGCTTAAAGGCGACACATAGACGACATATTTACAAATTACATTACATAGTACACAGCGATAGAAGTATTATACACATATCTCTAGCGCGAGCTCAAACATACTTTTACAACTTGCAGATGTTTCATTTACAATAAGTGTCAATTTGTGTCAATTCAACTATCTGTAAACACAATGcaataaaaatcttttttgaaaatttctcgaATTATGGTACTCATTAGAATGTTCTTTGATTACATGATCGTATTACTAAGAATTGCACAATCCACGTCGTCGCGTTTTtgggaaaaatttaataaaggtAATATTACACctcaatattaaaatcacaAAAAACAAATCCAATTATATTCACTTGAAATATAGGTACAGTGTATCAAAACAATGATTAGACATTTAACTTCCGCATGCACTCATATAAATGtcaaaatcattaatttcaaaagtatctGAATAATTTCAGAGAGATATTTTACAAAACCTAGCAGACTACGATTCGCGCTAAACAGATGATGtgcatttaaattttgaatccgcaaattttcaaatcttagTTTCTATTTGTACCTCTCAGAAAATTCAAAGACTTTCCCTAACAGTGCTACAACATGAATTGTAAATCTGTTGGTCTATCAACTATTATTATTCTCTATTGACTATCATTAACAGCTGAAAattattcaacaaaattattactCATCATACGACAAGTCACTAGTAAGTAATATACCATTTTGgattcaaatttcaaatttcttttCATCGCAACTACATCGATTCATAATATTTCTGATTCATGGAAGAGTAGTTTTTGAACTAAAAGCTACATTCTTCTTTATAATACCATCACCTCTTATGTACTTTCagattagaaaaaaatcaaattctacattaaaaattatactataTTGGACCAATCATAACTCTGTTTGATTTCTCTCATTTTGTCAAACCGGCGTTTAACAATATCAACCTAGGTTTGACCATAAAATACAAACAGTCCATTGAGATATCAAAATCAGATCTATCCACTTTCTAATTATTCATTTGACTAGATAATCTTACATTActtaaattatttacttatcGATATTATTCATAATTAATCTTAGCATTTATTGGaacttaaattaaaaaaaaaatgacaattcattttaaaaactgaTCAGTCCCGTGCTATTACCGCGGCCCTCGTAAAGTTGATAATAGAAGAAACGTTTGCGTTGCAAgataaagatatttttttaacgtatcTATATGTACATTTTTAGTCACCAACGTTATCTTTTGAAAGTGCAAATCGATTCTGTAATGCTCACACCTTAAGTACATCAAATGTTATCAAATATTCCAAGACGAGTTTTCAATGAAAGtaattctttttaatttaccaAACCACCAAAAAGTTGTCCCTTTTTCCaaacattaataatatttttgccTAGATAATTTACGAAACGAATATTCGTACACCTATTGCTAAGAAATAAATTGCTATAGCGACCGTGATTGATTACATTACAATAAGTACTCTTAAAATTCTTTGGAAATCATAgtgaattttctcaaaatgCTTTTGAAGCTTTTCAATTGCTCGGCTTATCTAAAAGTTTCTCTTAAAACCGTTATACATTATACTCGGTGAAAAATTATCTGTGTAGATAGATATATAACCGCAGCTCTCaacatttctctctctttctctctctctctctctctctctctctctctcttccttcaCCTAATTTATATCATCTCACGAGTCTCACCGCAAATGCACATTGCAAATAACAATTTGTGGAATGACGAGCGCCGAACAAGTCCATCTCTTTGTTGCGCGCACCAACACAGTTCCtcatatacattatacaatATGATCAATAAACGAGCCCTCCAGCTGGGGACTCAAAGATCTCCATTACTCGGGGCTGGACTCAGCCTGCTGCTGCGTAGCCTGCTGGCTGTCCTCGTCCTTGACGACTTCGACCTGCATGGCCTTGGTGAGGGCGTTCGCGTCTTTGAGCGATATGACCTGTAGCACTTGGTGCTCGCCTGCGGCGTTgatcatcgtcatcgtcgGATGGCCTTGGATCGTCACCGCCTCGATGCTTGCCTCTCCGTTGCCCGGCTCGACTTTCGGCACTTGCACCATCGGTGTCATCACCTGCATCGTACCGTCGTTCTGGATATTCGCCACCATCGTCTGGTACATACTGGCCGGGACCGGCACGGTTATCACGCCCGATACGGACACCGGGTAGCCTGCAACAATCGAAAACACCGGTGGTCCTCTGTGTGTCCTAGGCCTTTTTGCCACAATTTACTCGGCTTTTATATTTTGGTTGCGATTTTCGATTCTACAGCGAGCAGCGCTTCTTCGCGCTTTTACATGTACATTCAATATATACGCAGCAAACTAACTAGAGAACGCTATGCTAATTTACGGTACATCGATTAAACGAAATTGAACTTGCATTCATTACTCCCTGGTGAGAATATCTTTGGTTCAAGAGTTATTGATCGCTTTAAAACGCTTTTACAAGGACGACGAATATCGAtacaattttttgaatttcctTTACATGACATCTCTCAACAGTCTTTCGAAGTGCGATcgtttaatataatttttggtTCGAAGTATTGACGTGTGACAATAATTAGTGCCGAAAAGGAAAAGAAATTATATCGGTGTTGTCGATGCAAAACACGTGTAGCACTTTAAAACGATGTGACAAAACGTACGCTCGtgcttgatttttcaaaagtttatgAATCCTCTTTGCGCAAAACATTTTCACCAGGAGAACACTTTAAAAACTACATCAGTAAATGCAAAAtcgtattaaaattttataaacgaCGAATGATAGTGTCATTGTATGTTGAGAAAGTGTACACCTATAGCGGCTAAAGTGTAAAACAAGTATATACAATATAGTGTCCATGCAAAATTAACGTTGAACATTTAAATCGTTAAACCATCTCCGCAGATAGTTACGATTGTAAAACAAAACATTGAGACTAACTACTCTAGTGGCAACTCGAGTGATACAATCACAGGTGCACTACGAGGGTGCCAGTATGAAAAACGTATATACTTACTATATTCTTGACACTGATTAATAGATTATCTATCAGCATAAGATTTACGAAATTTCGCTTGCACACCTCGATATTAccaatttgaataaaaaataaaataaagcatAATGCACAGATAGATGTATATGTAGTCAAACTTAACTAATATCCTTGAATCAATACTATAaatgatatataaaaatacgtAAATTGAAACCGCAAAAATAAAgtcgataaataataataaaaccaacaaaaaatcactatttacacaaaatttatttcagtgTGAACTTAATTATAACTAAGCGATAATCATAGTGGTAGTAATAAAcataaaacaagaaattgtttttgttaataGTTGTTTCGTTTTGAAATCTCCATGTGTCTGTTCTGAGATATATGTTTTAAGAATCCATGATCTGACTGATATTTTAGGCTTTTAGACTATGATCGTATATGAAACAAAATGAAATAGCACGTACAATTCTATCGACCAACGCCTCTCATTTGTAAACGACTCGCTTTTAATCGTGTAACGTAACGTTGATTACATCAGTACATTATTAATTAAACAGTATTGTGACTACGTCACGGTCT
The sequence above is drawn from the Nasonia vitripennis strain AsymCx chromosome 4, Nvit_psr_1.1, whole genome shotgun sequence genome and encodes:
- the Cox5a gene encoding cytochrome c oxidase subunit Va isoform X1, whose product is MLRIVAGHASSSLRQAIVPRATIAGVQARASHGNTETDEEFDARYEKFFNRPDIDHWEIRKAMNDLAGMDLVPEPKIICAALRACRRLNDYSLTTRFLESVKDKCGSEVDKIYPYILQEIRPTLDELGISTPEELGYDKPELWLEDPENIH